The Macaca fascicularis isolate 582-1 chromosome 1, T2T-MFA8v1.1 genome includes a window with the following:
- the LOC141409352 gene encoding uncharacterized protein yields MRRNPISVERSPTDATSVGKPSATAPHSASTSRCTQERSCLSAVNVGRPSSRAHTSLNTSESTDGRSPTNAMTAARHSATAHPSPNISETTLGRSPTNATSVAEPSAGLLPSFSIRGSTQERNPIDVTSMAEPSARSPFSSNTRGFTPRKSPTGVIGVGNPSTTAPSSASTKGHTLGKSLTSVTIVESPLGRAPTSLSTEGSTQERSHMHAGTVERPLYTAPPLPSTRELTLDKPTPHVLGT; encoded by the exons ATGAGGAGAAACCCTATCAGTGTG GAGAGAAGCCCTACAGATGCAACCAGTGTGGGAAAACCTTCAGCCACAGCTCCTCACTCAGCCAGCACAAGCAGATGCACACAGGAGAGAAGCTGTCTGAGTGCAGTCAATGTGGGAAGGCCTTCCAGCAGAGCACACACCTCACTCAACACCAGTGAATCCACAGACGGGAGAAGCCCTACGAATGCAATGACTGCAGCAAGGCATTCAGCCACAGCTCATCCCTCACCAAACATCAGCGAAACTACACTGGGGAGAAGCCCTACGAATGCAACCAGTGTGGCAGAGCCTTCAGCCGGCTTGCTCCCCTCATTCAGCATCAGAGGatccacacaggagagaaaccctattGATGTAACGAGTATGGCAGAGCCTTCAGCCAGATCTCCCTTCTCATCGAACACCAGAGGATTCACACCAAGAAAAAGCCCTACAGGTGTAATAGGTGTGGGAAATCCTTCAACCACAGCTCCTTCCTCAGCCAGCACAAAAGGACACACACTGGGGAAAAGCCTTACGAGTGTCACGATTGTGGAAAGTCCTTTAGGCAGAGCACCCACCTCACTCAGCACTGAAGGATCCACACAGGAGAGAAGCCATATGCATGCAGGTACTGTGGAAAGGCCTTTATACACAGCACCTCCATTACCAAGCACCAGAGAACTCACATTGGATAAACCCACACCACATGTGCTGGGGACATAG